The proteins below are encoded in one region of Carcharodon carcharias isolate sCarCar2 chromosome 2, sCarCar2.pri, whole genome shotgun sequence:
- the abcb10 gene encoding ATP-binding cassette sub-family B member 10, mitochondrial, translating to MACRILQPGRAGLARCCLQAVARTLLLSRARCCSGRAARGSGPEPGGGDHGNRAQAARERRSSSGIAAAQSPGTGTGTEPQLQQPDAGRESERSRAAAVDARRLLTLAYPERWPLSAAVGFLGVSSLVTMSAPFFLGKVIDTIYMNPAGGDVPGSLTSLCAILSGVFICGAAANAARVYLMQISGQRIVRHLRARLFSSILCQEIGFFDKTRTGELINRLSSDADLLGRSVTENLSDGLRAIGQAAAGVGMMLYVSPQLAMFVLGIVPPLAVLAVFYGRYIRRLTGVTQDSLAAATQLAEERIGNIRTVRAFAKEDSELRTYTEKISQVLQLARKEAVARAGFYGAAGLTGNLIVLSVLYKGGLMMGEAYMTVGELTSFMMYAFWVGISIGGLGSFYSALMKGLGAGGRLWELYERKPEMALNEGVVLQPDQFLGAIEFSGVKFAYPTRETLVFNGLDLSIPAGSVMAVVGPSGSGKSTLVSLLLRLYDPVSGTVAVDGHDVRSLNPNWLRKSMGIVNQEPVLFSCSIAENIAYGTAQPSQLTMEDIEKAAKIANAYDFIRSFPKGFQTVVGEKGILLSGGQKQRVAIARGLLKNPKILLLDEATSALDSENEYLVQEALDRLMQGRTVLIIAHRLSTIQNADAVAVLDQGRIVECGTHLQLLANSEGLFRKLMDKQTFLQDSQRLESLKCA from the exons ATGGCTTGTCGTATTCTGCAGCCTGGCCGGGCCGGCCTCGCCAGATGCTGTTTGCAGGCGGTCGCCAGAACCTTGTTGCTGAGCCGGGCCCGCTGCTGCTCGGGGCGCGCGGCCCGGGGATCCGGACCTGAACCCGGCGGCGGTGACCATGGCAACAGGGCCCAGGCGGCGCGTGAGCGAAGGAGCAGCTCCGGGATCGCGGCGGCCCAGAGTCCTGGGACCGGCACCGGCACCGAGCCCCAGCTACAGCAGCCAGACGCTGGGCGGGAGAGTGAGCGGAGCCGGGCCGCCGCGGTAGACGCCAGGAGGCTGCTAACTCTGGCCTATCCAGAGCGGTGGCCGCTCTCAG CTGCTGTGGGCTTCTTGGGTGTGTCCAGCTTGGTGACCATGTCTGCGCCGTTCTTTCTGGGAAAGGTTATCGATACCATTTACATGAATCCCGCAGGAGGAGATGTGCCAGGGAGCCTGACCTCACTCTGTGCCATATTGAGTGGTGTTTTTATATGTGGAGCTGCTGCCAATGCTGCCCGTGTCTACCTCATGCAGATATCAG GGCAGCGGATTGTCAGACATTTGAGGGCAAGATTATTTTCTTCGATTCTGTGCCAGGAGATTGGGTTTTTTGATAAGACCAGAACAGGAGAGCTGATAAACCGACTCTCAtctgatgctgacctgcttggGCGCTCAGTGACCGAGAACCTGTCTGATGGGCTAAGAGCTATTGGCCAGGCAGCAGCTGGTGTTGGCATGATG CTTTACGTGTCACCTCAGCTGGCTATGTTTGTCCTGGGCATTGTTCCTCCACTTGCTGTCCTTGCAGTGTTTTATGGTAGATACATTCGCAGACTTACAGGAGTGACCCAAGATTCACTGGCTGCTGCAACACAG CTTGCTGAAGAGCGCATTGGAAACATAAGGACAGTCCGTGCTTTTGCCAAGGAAGACTCTGAACTGAGAACATACACTGAGAAGATCAGCCAAGTGCTGCAGCTTGCCAGGAAAGAAGCAGTGGCCCGGGCAGGATTTTACGGGGCA GCCGGTCTGACTGGAAACTTGATTGTTCTGTCTGTCCTCTACAAGGGAGGCCTGATGATGGGTGAGGCCTACATGACAGTGGGAGAACTCACCTCTTTTATGATGTATGCCTTCTGGGTAGGAATAAGTATTGGAG GCCTCGGCTCTTTCTACTCTGCATTAATGAAGGGTCTCGGAGCAGGAGGGCGATTATGGGAACTGTATGAGAGGAAACCAGAGATGGCATTGAACG AAGGTGTGGTTTTGCAGCCTGATCAGTTTCTGGGAGCCATCGAGTTCAGCGGAGTCAAGTTTGCCTATCCAACCCGGGAAACGCTGGTGTTCAACGGGCTTGACCTGTCTATCCCAGCAGGCTCAGTGATGGCTGTAGTCGGACCCAGTGGTTCAGGAAAATCAACACTAGTATCGTTGTTACTCAGGCTGTACGACCCTGTTTCGG GCACTGTCGCTGTTGATGGCCATGATGTGCGGAGCCTCAATCCAAACTGGTTGCGGAAGAGCATGGGCATTGTGAATCAG GAGCCAGTTCTGTTCTCCTGCTCAATTGCAGAGAATATTGCATATGGCACAGCACAACCCTCCCAGCTGACAATGGAAGACATTGAAAAGGCTGCTAAGATCGCCAACGCCTATGATTTCATTCGCAGCTTTCCCAAGGGCTTCCAAACAGTGGTTGGGGAGAAAGGCATCTTACTCTCAG GTGGTCAGAAGCAGAGGGTTGCTATTGCTCGAGGTCTGCTCAAG AATCCTAAAATCCTACTGTTGGACGAAGCCACCAG tgcactggaTTCAGAGAACGAGTATCTGGTGCAGGAAGCTTTGGACCGATTGATGCAAGGAAGGACAGTGCTGATCATTGCCCATCGCTTGTCAACTATTCAgaatgctgatgctgttgctgtcctTGACCAGGGTAGGATAGTTGAGTGTGGCACCCACCTGCAACTCCTTGCAAATTCTGAGGGATTATTTCGAAAACTTATGGATAAACAGACATTTTTACAAGACAGTCAAAGACTTGAAAGTTTAAAATGTGCCTAA